CCGGCTGCTATTTCACCAGCGCGGCATCACTCGGGCTGCGCCTGTTTCCTCGTTCCAAATTCGCACAGTTTGCCAGTGCCGCGGGTCTCATGGGCTCGGTGTTCGGCATGGTGATCGGCCCGCTCATCGGCAAGCTGATCGATGTATCCGGCAATCTCTACCACTACACCTTCACCTCGGGCTGCGTGATCAGCACCATCGCCCTGCTGGCCGCTTTGCACGTGCACGGGAAATTCATGCGGTTGGGCGGCCCCAAAAACTACGTCGCGCCGCTTTGATCCCCACGCACCTTTCGCAACCCACTCGCGAGTAAGAAATCACACTTGAAGTCAGCGACGCACACGCATCATTTTTTGAATACAAACTACGGACAGTTCCCCCGTCCTCCTGCTGTTCGTAGTATCCGCCGCTTCATTCCTTTCGCGCCCGCCCCGGCCGTCGACCGTCCCCGCAACCCGTAGCTTTCCCCGCCATGCCCCGCATCACCCTCCGTGACATTGCCGAACGGGCCGGTGTGCATCTTTCGACCGTCAGCCTGGCGCTGAACCACAGTCCGAAGCTCCGTCCCGAGATGCGCGCCCGCATTCTCAAGGTCGCCGAAGAAATGGGCTACACGCCCGACCCGATGCTGTCGGCGCTCGTAGCCTACCGGAAAAAAATCCAGCCCACCTCGTATCACGCCACACTCGCGTGGATCAATAATTGGGCTGATCGCGACAACATGCGAAGCGTCAAAGTATTCGATGAATATTTCCTCGGCGCCAAAGAACGCTCGCGCGAGCTCGGCTACAAACTCGAGGAGTTCTGGCTGCACGCCCCCGGCATCACCCCCGCCCGCGTCGCCGCGATCCTCAGGGCACGCAACATTCAGGGCCTGATCGTAGCACCGCAGGAACACGACGGCGGCAAACTCAACTTCGACTTCACTTCGTTCTCGTCCGTCGCCCTGGGCTATACGCTGCGTCCGCCCCTCCTCCACATCGTCACCAACCACCAGACCCAGTCCACCATGCTCCTCGTGGAAAAACTTGCGGGCATGGGTTACCGGCGCATCGGGCTCTACATCCACCCCGGCTGGGACAGCAAGGTCAACCACTCCTACGTGGCCGGCTACACCATCGCCCAGCAGACGCTTGCTCCAAAGAACCGCCTCAAGCCCCACCTCCCCGAGGACCTCAATGCCGCCGACTTCCTCGCCTGGCGCCGGCGCTGCCGCCCCGATGTTGTCATCACCCAGGGCATCGCCCGCGAAATCGTCTCCTGGCTCAAACCCTTGCGCGTCCCCGAGGACATCGGCATCGCCACCCTCACCGCCCGCGACGACGAGCCCGACATCGCCGGAGTCTATCAAAACGACACGCTCATCGGTGCCACCGCCGCCGAGGTCGTCATCGGCATGCTTCAACGCAACGAGCGAGGCCTCCCGCCCAACATCATCTACACCTTGGTTGGCGGCATCTGGAAACCCGGAGCCAGCCTGCGCGATTCCAGCAGCCCTTCCCCCTCTCGCTCCCCTCGTTAGCCGCCAGTTCACCCCTCGTCACGCGGCCTTTCTTCAATAGTTTGAAAGCCGGCATCCTTCCACCCTCCGGTTTACCGGATAGTTTATCCCCATGTTCCGCTCTACCCCTCGGAAGTCCCCCGTAGTTTCCGCGCGCCCCCGCCACGCGTTCACCTTGGTCGAACTCCTCAGCGTCATCGCCATCGTCGGCATTCTCGCGGCGATTATACTGCCCGTCGTCGGCTCGATGCGCAACACGGCGCGTTCCACTCAATGCATGAGTAATCTCCGCCAGATTGGCGTGGCGTTTAATGGTTACGCTGCTGACAACCGCGGACTCTATCCCGCACCACGCTTGATGCGCCAAAGCGACATGCCGGCCGGCTACACCGTGGCAAATCCGCCGCCTCTGGCCAATCGCACGCTCGAAAACTGGTCGGTGGAAATCAGTCCCTACGTGACCAATGGCAGCTTTAAACTCAACGGAACTGCAACCGGCGCACAATCGGTTGGCGATCTCAAGGACACCGTCTCCATCGGACACTGCCCCGCTTACGACCAACTGTTCAACGCATCGCAAAAACTGACCGCTCAAAGCAACTACAGCACGGCCGGCTACGGCATGAACTGGGGGCTTAAGGTCGGCGGAGCCAAAATTCCTGACGTTAAACTCCGATTCCGAGCCGTCTCCATCGACAATCCCGGACGCACCGTGCTCGTGGGCGACAGCAGTGATTATTACCTCGATTCAACCCCCACCCCCACTACCGATCCCGCAAAGCCGGATGGCTACAACGCCAGCGCGCCCAAGCGTCATGGGAAAGGAGCCAACTACCTGTTCGTCGATGGCCGTGTTGGCATGCTCACACCCGAGCAAGCCCTTGTGACTCTTAATCCCACCTTCTGACCCTTCGACTGATGTCACTCCTTCGCGCCTGCCTGCTGCTTTCTTCCATTGTTGCCCTCGGCATGGCGCCGGCGTTTTCCGCCGACGCCCCCGCCAAGCCCCTCGCCCTCGTCAATCCCGGCTTCGAGGACGGCCTCAAGAACTGGGTTCCGCTCGAAGGCACCCATCCCATGAGCCGCACGGACGCCGCATCCGCCCGCACCGGCAAGCTTGGCCTGCGCATCGAAGACAATGACGCGATCGCCGGCTCGAGCCTCGAAAGCACCGCGCTTCCCGCCACCCCCGGCGCCACCTACCGCCTCTCGTTCCAAGCCCGCTCCTACGCGACCACTTGGGGACTCGGCGCCTACCTGCGCTTCCGCGATGCCTCCGGCAAATTCATCGGTGAAGCCAAGGACAAGGCCGTCCCACCCCATGTCGAAACCTGGGCACCCTACACGCTCGACGCCACCGCTCCCGCCGGCGCCGTCAGCGTCATCGTGTGGTTTCATTCCTTCAGCACCTCGACCGGCTCCTGGGACATCGATGACATCACCGTCGAGGAAAGCGCCGGCCTCGCGGGAGCCCCGTCCGCCGCCGCTGCCGCTCCGGTCAAGGCCGCGCTCGATTTCTCCAAGCTCCCTCCGCTCCCCGCGAATCCGCCCGTCGTTGTCCTCAAGGTGGACGACCTCGCCACCGGCGGCGGCAACGTTCCCCGCGGTTGGAAGCGCATCACTGACTTTGCCATCGAGCGTAAGATCAAACTCTCCGTCGGTATTATCGCCGAGTCCCTCGGCACGGCTAATCCGACCTACATCAACTACATTAAAGATCTCCAGAAAACCGGACTCATCGAGTTCTGGTTTCACGGCTGGAACCACAAACAGTGGGAAGAAAACGGCGTGAAACTCCAGGAGTTCAAAGGCACGACCTACGAACAGCAGAAAGCCAGCTTCGTAAAATCGCAGGCCCTCGCCAAAGAGAAACTCGGCTTCGGCTTCACCACCTTTGGCTCGCCGTTCAACGGCTTCGACGACGCGACCTTCAAGGTCTTCGCCGAAGATCCCGACATGAAGATTTTCCTGTATGCCAATCGTTCGGACCAGGCCAAGATTCCCGGCAAGGTCATCCTCGAGCGCGTCGGCGGCGTGAACATCGAAGATCCGCTCTTCGTGCCCAACGCCGACAAATTCATCACCGGCTATCTGAAGAACGCTAAGGGCCGTAGTTATTATGTGATACAAGGCCACCCCAACCAATGGAACGACGAGCGCTGGGCCGAGTTCGTGAAGCTCATCGATTACCTACAAGCCAACAAAATCCCCATCGTCACCCCCACCGAAGCCGCCGCGCTGGTGGCCAAACCCTGATTCTCCTGTGTAGGTGCGCAGCTAGTGCGCACCCGCGCCGGTTCCACCCCCATCCTCAAAAGCCATGAAATCACGCCCCAACCGCTTTCTCTCCGCAGCGCTCGTTTTGCTAGCACTCATTGCACCTCTCAAAGCAGCCACCTATACTTGGACCTCAGCCACTACTGGCGGAGCATGGGACACCACCTCTTCAAACTGGAGCGGAGCCGGCAGCACTTGGGTCAACGGCAACGACGCCACGTTCGGCTTCACCACGGGCACCACGGTAACTTTGAGTTCTGCTATCACGACAACAGGGATCACGAGCAATGGAACCGCGACTCTCGGCATCGGAGCTGGCAGCCTGATCGCCCCCTCCTTCACATTTACCAACACTGGGTATATTGATCTGAGCTCCACACTCGGCGGCACTGGAGGACTTTCTATTTCAAGTAGCAGCACCGGACGCCTTAATCTCAAGGCAGCCGCCAGCTATACAGGCGATACCTTCCTCACCGGTTCGGCTTATCTAAATCTGGATGGCAATCCCGATAACTTACTTCCCACCGGAACGACTGTAAATATGGCCGCCGGCACCACAGTGCGATTAGGAAAGGCCGCAGGTAATCAGCAGATTTCCGGATTGGTAAGCACAACGGCTAATGCGGGCACGGTTACGATTACTGCTGCAGGCTATAATCTGACTCTCTCCACCAAATCCGGCACCACAACCACCTTTTCCGGCACGATCAGTGGCAACAGCACCAACACTCTGAATCTGGTAATCAACGGCTCCGGCACCCAGGCGCTCAACGGAACAAACAGTTTCTACGGCACCACCACCGTCTCCAGCGGCACCCTCAGTCTCGGATCCAATCTTACGAACACCGGTTCCATCTCTGTATCCGGCGGAACTCTTACCAGTTCCATCGCCAACGTAAACCTCGGCACAGGCGGCGTGTCCGTGTCTAACGGCGGCACCATCGATACCCGTGGCAGCGCTATCGGATCCTTCACTCTCGCGGCCGGCCAGGACTTCATGTCCAACGGCGGCACGCTTAAGTTCGACCTCGATACCACCTCTTCTCTTGACCAGATTAAAGGCTCCGGTGCCGGTTCTTCATTCAACCTCACCAACACATCGCTGACGCTCAACCTGATCAGTTGGAACGTGGGCGACTACAATAACAGCTACAGCCTTTTCAGTGGTTTCATCGACAGTGGAAGTGTCTCCGGCGTCACCATCACCGGCTACGACACCACCAACTGGGTAGCCTCTCTCTCCAATACCGGCGTGCTCTCCTTCTCCGCCTCCGCCGTCCCCGAGCCCTCCACCTACGCCATGCTCGCCGGTGCCGCCATGCTCGGCTTCGCGGCTCTCCGCCGTCGCCGCACAATTGTTTAAAGAACGGATCATGATCTCCCGTCTCCGGCCGTTCGTTCTCGCCGCCTTTGCCTGTTCAGGCGTGGCGGCATTTGCCGTCCCAGAGGCCAGGCTGCCCGCGCCGCTCATTCCGGTTGTTTTAAAAGTAGACGACCTGTCCGTGCGCGGCAACGGAGCCGCCTCCGCACGATGGAAACGCATCACCGACTTTGCGCTAGAGCGTAAATTCAAACTCTCCATCGGAATCATCGCCAACTCGCTCGAAGGCGACAAACCCGCCTACTCCGCCTACCTTAAAAATCTTCAGAAAAGTGGCCTGATTGAGTTTTGGTTTCACGGTTATGATCACGGGGTTCACAAGGACGGAGAGCCCGGCAAAGACTACGCCGAATTCGCCAACCGTCCCTACGAAGAACAAAAGCGCCGTTTCGAGATCAGCCAGAAACTCGCCGTCGAAAAACTTGGCGCTCCATTCACTTGCTTCGGTCCGCCCGGCGGCGGCAACACGCAGGCCTCCGATGCGGACTGGGAAGCCACCACGCGCGTGATGGCCCAAGACCCCGCAATGAAGCTCTGGCTCTATCCCAAGGCGCTCGATGAACGCGGCGCCAAGCTGCAGTCCGCCGGCAAGGTCACCATCCTCGACCGCGTGTATCAGGTGAACATCGAGCAACCACTCTTCGTTCCCAACCCCGAGAAGTTCATCGAGGCCTACGCCAAACACGCGCCGGGACGCCGTTATTTTATTCTGCAAGGCCACCCCGATCAATGGGACGACGCCCGCTGGGCCGCCTTCGTGAAACTCATCGATTACCTTCAGACCAACCATATCCCCATCCTCACGCCTTCCGAACTCGTCGCCTCACTT
This portion of the Rariglobus hedericola genome encodes:
- a CDS encoding LacI family DNA-binding transcriptional regulator — translated: MPRITLRDIAERAGVHLSTVSLALNHSPKLRPEMRARILKVAEEMGYTPDPMLSALVAYRKKIQPTSYHATLAWINNWADRDNMRSVKVFDEYFLGAKERSRELGYKLEEFWLHAPGITPARVAAILRARNIQGLIVAPQEHDGGKLNFDFTSFSSVALGYTLRPPLLHIVTNHQTQSTMLLVEKLAGMGYRRIGLYIHPGWDSKVNHSYVAGYTIAQQTLAPKNRLKPHLPEDLNAADFLAWRRRCRPDVVITQGIAREIVSWLKPLRVPEDIGIATLTARDDEPDIAGVYQNDTLIGATAAEVVIGMLQRNERGLPPNIIYTLVGGIWKPGASLRDSSSPSPSRSPR
- a CDS encoding DUF1559 domain-containing protein, giving the protein MFRSTPRKSPVVSARPRHAFTLVELLSVIAIVGILAAIILPVVGSMRNTARSTQCMSNLRQIGVAFNGYAADNRGLYPAPRLMRQSDMPAGYTVANPPPLANRTLENWSVEISPYVTNGSFKLNGTATGAQSVGDLKDTVSIGHCPAYDQLFNASQKLTAQSNYSTAGYGMNWGLKVGGAKIPDVKLRFRAVSIDNPGRTVLVGDSSDYYLDSTPTPTTDPAKPDGYNASAPKRHGKGANYLFVDGRVGMLTPEQALVTLNPTF
- a CDS encoding DUF2334 domain-containing protein, with amino-acid sequence MSLLRACLLLSSIVALGMAPAFSADAPAKPLALVNPGFEDGLKNWVPLEGTHPMSRTDAASARTGKLGLRIEDNDAIAGSSLESTALPATPGATYRLSFQARSYATTWGLGAYLRFRDASGKFIGEAKDKAVPPHVETWAPYTLDATAPAGAVSVIVWFHSFSTSTGSWDIDDITVEESAGLAGAPSAAAAAPVKAALDFSKLPPLPANPPVVVLKVDDLATGGGNVPRGWKRITDFAIERKIKLSVGIIAESLGTANPTYINYIKDLQKTGLIEFWFHGWNHKQWEENGVKLQEFKGTTYEQQKASFVKSQALAKEKLGFGFTTFGSPFNGFDDATFKVFAEDPDMKIFLYANRSDQAKIPGKVILERVGGVNIEDPLFVPNADKFITGYLKNAKGRSYYVIQGHPNQWNDERWAEFVKLIDYLQANKIPIVTPTEAAALVAKP
- a CDS encoding beta strand repeat-containing protein, whose amino-acid sequence is MKSRPNRFLSAALVLLALIAPLKAATYTWTSATTGGAWDTTSSNWSGAGSTWVNGNDATFGFTTGTTVTLSSAITTTGITSNGTATLGIGAGSLIAPSFTFTNTGYIDLSSTLGGTGGLSISSSSTGRLNLKAAASYTGDTFLTGSAYLNLDGNPDNLLPTGTTVNMAAGTTVRLGKAAGNQQISGLVSTTANAGTVTITAAGYNLTLSTKSGTTTTFSGTISGNSTNTLNLVINGSGTQALNGTNSFYGTTTVSSGTLSLGSNLTNTGSISVSGGTLTSSIANVNLGTGGVSVSNGGTIDTRGSAIGSFTLAAGQDFMSNGGTLKFDLDTTSSLDQIKGSGAGSSFNLTNTSLTLNLISWNVGDYNNSYSLFSGFIDSGSVSGVTITGYDTTNWVASLSNTGVLSFSASAVPEPSTYAMLAGAAMLGFAALRRRRTIV
- a CDS encoding DUF2334 domain-containing protein yields the protein MISRLRPFVLAAFACSGVAAFAVPEARLPAPLIPVVLKVDDLSVRGNGAASARWKRITDFALERKFKLSIGIIANSLEGDKPAYSAYLKNLQKSGLIEFWFHGYDHGVHKDGEPGKDYAEFANRPYEEQKRRFEISQKLAVEKLGAPFTCFGPPGGGNTQASDADWEATTRVMAQDPAMKLWLYPKALDERGAKLQSAGKVTILDRVYQVNIEQPLFVPNPEKFIEAYAKHAPGRRYFILQGHPDQWDDARWAAFVKLIDYLQTNHIPILTPSELVASLSTPVS